Genomic window (Thermodesulfovibrionales bacterium):
TGAGCGGGAGAGTTGTATGTGCAGGGACCTTTGATCATCTCCATCCGGGGCATCTCAATTTCCTCATGCAGGCATCTGCCCTCGGCGATGAACTCATTGTGATTGTTGCGAGGGACGAGACGGTCAAAAAGATAAAGGGCGCCAGCCCTGACCATGATGAGAATCTTCGGAAGTCGAACGTTGAGGCAACAGGTATCCCAAAGAAGGTTGTCCTCGGTAATCTCAATGAGGACCTCTTTGTTATCCTTGATGAGCTCTCGCCCGCAGTCGTGGCCCTGGGGTATGATCAGCGTGTCTCTGAAGAGGAGATTGTCGCCCGCCTCCCGGGATGCAGAGTAGTGAGGACCGAGCCCTTTCATCCGGAGAGATTCAAGTCTTCCTTCTATAGAAGAGACCGGTAGGTTTCCGCCGGGCCCTCTCCGTTATTGCTCTCAGAGAGGGCTCTTTTCTCAAGCCCGTTATTTCTTTGGAGACTTCTTTTTCGCCGTCCTCTTCTTTTTTTGCGGGACTTCTTTTTTTGCTGTCCTCTTCGTCGTCTTCTTTTGTCTCCCCTCCTTGCCCTTGCCGGAAGAGATCTCCGTCACTACCGCACCGCAACAGTATATGGGCTCCAGGCGGGTTTCGCCTGTCGGCGTGGAAACAATCCGGTGGCCACACTCTTCACACTCATACGTGATGATTCTTGCCATCATAGTTCCTCCTCTCCACTTCTTGAGAAATGCTTATACCAAAAGGCATGGACGAACTCGCACAAGAATTTATCTCCCTCCGGCCTATTCTCAACGTTCGTCTCGATCCGACACTTTGAGAAAGAAGCTCATGCACTTGCGGTCCTGCTACACCTTGCCTTGAGGTGAAAGTCAGGTATCTCTTCCAGAGCCAATGGAAGTCGCTTACCACCATTATACGGGAAATGTGGTTTTCTTTGCCGGAAAGATCGGATATAGTAGAGAGACGGCCCTGTCTTCTGAGAAGGTCGGGGCCGGAGGATCTGAGACTACGAAGAGAGGAGTGCGGAGTAAGATGGGCGATGAACCGAACAAAGTTATCTATTCTATGGTCGGAGTAAGCAGATACTATGACAAGAAGGTGGTGCTCAAGGATATCTATCTCTCGTATTTCTATGGGGCCAAGATCGGTGTCCTCGGTCTGAACGGTTCGGGAAAGAGCTCTCTGCTTCGCGTCCTGGCCGGTGTTGACAAGGACTTTCTCGGCCAGACCGTTCTTTCGCCGGGATATACCGTCGGATACCTGGAGCAGGAGCCCCGGCTCGATGAAAGGAAGAACGTGCGTGAAATCGTTCAGGAGGGTGTGCAGGAGACTGTCGATACGCTCAGCGAATATAACAGGATCAACCAGAAATTTGCCGAGCCTCTGTCCGACGACGAGATGAACAGGCTCATCGAAAAGCAGGGAGAGGTGCAGGAAAGACTCGAGGCCCTCGACGCATGGTCCCTTGACTCACGGCTTGAGATGGCAATGGATGCCCTG
Coding sequences:
- a CDS encoding adenylyltransferase/cytidyltransferase family protein, whose translation is MSGRVVCAGTFDHLHPGHLNFLMQASALGDELIVIVARDETVKKIKGASPDHDENLRKSNVEATGIPKKVVLGNLNEDLFVILDELSPAVVALGYDQRVSEEEIVARLPGCRVVRTEPFHPERFKSSFYRRDR